In the Candidatus Bathyarchaeota archaeon genome, one interval contains:
- a CDS encoding nitroreductase family protein, producing the protein MVPIKVIEAIRERRSIRKFKKEPVSDELITRVMEAARLAPSGSNMQPWHFIVVRDPGIKSKMGLHKWAEEAPVIIVCCIDPKEGRWYIVDGSIAFTHMVLEATSLGLGTCWMGRLYENLGETDERIKDVLGIPDHMRVLAITPLGHHDKPLRQTRRKSMDEIVHHERFGGV; encoded by the coding sequence ATTAGAGAAAGGCGGAGCATCCGGAAATTTAAAAAAGAACCCGTTTCAGATGAGCTTATAACCCGGGTCATGGAGGCAGCGCGTCTGGCACCTTCGGGGAGCAATATGCAGCCTTGGCACTTTATCGTCGTCCGGGACCCGGGAATTAAGTCGAAGATGGGTCTTCACAAATGGGCCGAAGAGGCCCCTGTGATAATTGTGTGCTGCATTGATCCCAAGGAGGGTAGATGGTACATTGTTGACGGTTCCATCGCCTTTACGCACATGGTCCTCGAGGCTACAAGCCTGGGTCTAGGTACATGCTGGATGGGTAGGCTCTACGAGAACCTCGGGGAGACTGATGAGAGAATAAAAGATGTCCTAGGAATACCCGACCACATGCGGGTCCTCGCAATAACACCCCTCGGCCACCATGACAAGCCTCTACGACAAACCAGGAGAAAGTCTATGGATGAAATCGTCCATCATGAGAGATTCGGAGGCGTATGA
- a CDS encoding nitroreductase family protein: MNVIEAIQDRRSIRKFKTDPVPEDNLDMILEAARLAPSAGNRQPWRFIVVKNEDTRARLAELADHQTFVGIAPVVIAVFGDPDDSPSGYRQDPMVAYKQDPMIAVEHMCLVAVEMGLGTCWIGPASPRYDVEAIKRLLAVPERMYLTCLLPLGYPNQSPKAKSRKSREKIFYFEKYTEDK, from the coding sequence ATGAACGTTATAGAAGCAATACAAGATAGGCGAAGTATCAGGAAATTCAAAACAGATCCCGTTCCAGAGGACAACTTGGACATGATACTTGAGGCTGCAAGACTAGCCCCATCAGCGGGAAACAGGCAGCCTTGGCGCTTTATCGTCGTAAAGAATGAAGACACGAGAGCCAGGTTGGCTGAGCTTGCCGACCATCAAACCTTCGTAGGGATAGCACCGGTAGTAATAGCCGTCTTCGGCGATCCTGATGATTCTCCATCAGGCTATCGCCAGGATCCTATGGTTGCGTACAAGCAGGACCCTATGATTGCAGTGGAGCATATGTGTCTTGTAGCTGTCGAGATGGGACTGGGTACCTGCTGGATAGGCCCAGCCAGTCCCAGATACGATGTGGAGGCTATTAAGAGGCTCCTGGCTGTGCCTGAGAGGATGTACTTGACGTGCCTGTTGCCTTTGGGATATCCCAACCAATCACCCAAGGCGAAGAGCAGAAAGTCTCGCGAGAAAATATTCTATTTCGAAAAATATACAGAAGACAAGTGA